In the genome of Enterococcus hirae ATCC 9790, one region contains:
- a CDS encoding TMEM175 family protein has product MPKNRLEAFTDAVIAIIMTILVLELHQPNTDTWQALSALGYRFMIYIVSFFTLVIYWNNHHHMFQVVHKVNWRVLWANSFFIFALSFFPFVTSWISEYSHSLAPEITYGVVTLGANIAYYILARELVQSDPKNKKNIKELLDNYRKSYWSIGLNILGIILGYVITPIAVLVTNAVILLGWLIPSRKIESQYSN; this is encoded by the coding sequence ATGCCAAAAAATCGTTTAGAAGCTTTTACCGATGCAGTTATCGCAATCATTATGACTATCTTGGTCTTAGAGCTTCACCAGCCAAACACTGACACTTGGCAAGCGCTAAGTGCCTTAGGATATCGTTTTATGATCTATATTGTCAGCTTTTTTACATTGGTCATCTATTGGAATAATCATCATCATATGTTTCAAGTCGTTCATAAAGTAAATTGGCGAGTTTTGTGGGCAAATAGCTTTTTTATCTTTGCTTTATCATTTTTTCCCTTTGTCACGTCTTGGATCAGCGAGTATAGTCATAGTTTAGCGCCAGAGATCACATACGGTGTAGTAACTTTAGGAGCTAATATTGCTTACTATATTTTAGCAAGAGAGTTGGTTCAGTCTGATCCTAAAAATAAAAAGAATATCAAAGAATTACTAGATAACTATCGAAAATCCTACTGGTCAATTGGGTTAAATATTTTAGGAATTATTTTAGGCTATGTCATTACACCAATAGCTGTTTTAGTAACGAATGCTGTGATTTTACTTGGTTGGCTGATTCCTAGCCGTAAAATCGAATCTCAATATAGTAATTAA
- a CDS encoding ZIP family metal transporter, which yields MTEWLLSLAPWQQALAGTAFTYFMTALGAGLVFFFKEIKKEVLNLMLGFASGVMIAASFWSLLDPAITKAEENGDIAWLVVSIGFGLGGVFLYIADKTLPHMHFGPQHEKEGLPTHLKRTILLVFSITLHNIPEGLAVGVAFGAASTADNPTAAVLAAISVALGIGIQNFPEGAAVSIPLRQEGLSRTKAFIYGQASGIVEPIAGVIGAVLVTRVTILLPYALAFAAGAMIYVVVEELIPEAQQTLSSKRHFAVFGVMLGFIIMMVLDVALG from the coding sequence ATGACAGAATGGCTACTAAGCTTAGCCCCGTGGCAACAAGCATTAGCGGGGACAGCATTTACGTATTTTATGACAGCTCTGGGGGCTGGGTTGGTATTTTTCTTTAAAGAAATCAAAAAAGAAGTATTGAATCTCATGCTTGGTTTTGCTTCGGGGGTCATGATTGCTGCTAGTTTTTGGTCATTGCTTGATCCTGCGATTACAAAAGCTGAAGAAAATGGCGATATCGCTTGGCTGGTCGTTAGTATTGGTTTTGGATTAGGTGGTGTCTTTCTTTATATCGCTGATAAAACGCTTCCCCATATGCACTTTGGCCCACAGCACGAAAAAGAAGGCCTACCTACGCATTTAAAACGAACAATCTTATTAGTTTTTTCGATCACCTTGCACAATATCCCTGAAGGTTTGGCTGTAGGGGTAGCATTTGGGGCTGCCAGTACAGCCGATAATCCAACAGCGGCCGTTTTGGCAGCCATTTCGGTTGCATTGGGTATTGGAATTCAGAATTTTCCGGAAGGTGCAGCTGTTTCGATTCCTTTAAGACAAGAAGGATTGAGTCGAACAAAGGCATTTATATATGGACAAGCTTCAGGTATTGTTGAACCGATCGCAGGTGTGATTGGTGCGGTGCTAGTGACACGAGTAACCATCCTTTTACCTTATGCACTGGCATTTGCAGCAGGTGCGATGATCTATGTGGTTGTTGAGGAATTAATTCCCGAAGCCCAACAAACATTATCAAGTAAACGACATTTTGCCGTTTTTGGGGTGATGTTAGGTTTTATCATTATGATGGTACTAGATGTAGCTTTAGGGTAA
- the spxB gene encoding pyruvate oxidase, which yields MATINAGIAMVKVMESWGIEHIYGIPGGSFNSIMDALYHEKDQIKYIQVRHEEVGALAAAADAKLTGKVGAVFGSAGPGATHLINGLYDAQMDHVPVVALLGQVATTAMNYNSFQELNENPIFADVSVYNRTVMTPESLPHVVDEAIKAAYENKGVAIVTIPVDLGFADIEEEKISNAATHKTGTVLPDEKDVIAALPFIEKAKKPVLYIGQGTRNGFSQIKDFTEHFSMPVVASVLAKGIIPDNYKNFLGFAGRVATKPANEALAEADLILFMGSDFPFGRAFFNPEAEFIQVDIDASKFGRRHATSHTILGDANTTLARLTKLGKPRPEDRWYLANQENKANWVNWLNSFADLEDQPIRPEAVYKEINRIAEEDAIFVTDVGNTTIHSIRLLDMNGKQKHTTSGWFATMGNGVPGGIAAQLSYPNRQVFTLSGDGGFAMVMQDIITQVKYQLPIINVVLSNTSFGFIEAEQEDTEQKKFGVFLEEADFGKASEALGADGFTITEYHQLRPAFEAAKKSQRPVVIDVKINNKRPLPVEDLHLDPRKYTEEEIKQFKEKYEVHDLPVLNELYEKRK from the coding sequence ATGGCAACAATCAATGCTGGTATCGCAATGGTCAAAGTAATGGAAAGTTGGGGAATCGAGCATATTTATGGGATTCCTGGTGGTTCGTTTAATTCAATCATGGATGCTCTTTATCATGAAAAAGATCAAATAAAATATATCCAAGTACGTCACGAAGAAGTAGGAGCGCTAGCCGCAGCAGCCGATGCGAAACTAACAGGAAAAGTTGGGGCTGTTTTTGGTTCTGCTGGACCAGGCGCCACGCATTTGATCAATGGTTTGTATGATGCACAAATGGATCATGTTCCAGTTGTTGCGTTGCTTGGACAAGTTGCAACTACTGCTATGAACTATAACTCTTTCCAAGAATTAAATGAAAATCCAATTTTTGCAGATGTTAGTGTCTATAATCGGACAGTTATGACACCTGAAAGTTTACCTCATGTAGTGGACGAAGCAATCAAAGCAGCCTATGAAAATAAAGGAGTAGCTATTGTAACCATCCCTGTTGATTTAGGTTTTGCAGACATTGAAGAAGAGAAAATATCTAACGCAGCTACTCATAAAACAGGTACTGTCCTTCCTGATGAAAAAGATGTAATTGCTGCTCTTCCTTTTATTGAAAAAGCTAAAAAGCCTGTACTTTACATTGGACAAGGTACTCGTAATGGCTTTTCACAAATCAAAGATTTTACAGAACACTTTTCCATGCCAGTTGTTGCTTCTGTTTTAGCGAAAGGCATCATTCCAGATAACTATAAAAACTTTCTAGGCTTTGCTGGACGTGTGGCCACAAAACCTGCAAATGAAGCATTAGCAGAGGCCGACTTGATTTTATTTATGGGTAGTGACTTTCCTTTTGGTCGTGCGTTCTTTAACCCAGAGGCTGAATTTATCCAAGTGGACATCGATGCTTCAAAATTTGGTCGAAGACATGCTACCTCCCATACCATTTTAGGGGATGCCAATACCACATTAGCGAGATTAACAAAGCTGGGCAAACCACGTCCTGAAGATCGCTGGTATCTAGCCAACCAAGAAAACAAAGCGAATTGGGTAAACTGGTTAAACTCATTCGCTGACCTTGAAGACCAACCGATTCGTCCTGAAGCTGTTTATAAAGAAATCAATCGGATCGCTGAAGAAGATGCGATTTTTGTAACAGATGTTGGGAATACGACGATCCATTCCATTCGATTATTAGACATGAACGGCAAACAAAAACACACGACCTCTGGTTGGTTCGCTACAATGGGGAATGGTGTTCCAGGTGGCATTGCTGCACAATTAAGTTATCCTAATCGACAAGTCTTTACTTTAAGCGGTGATGGTGGTTTTGCAATGGTGATGCAAGATATCATTACACAAGTGAAATACCAACTACCGATTATTAATGTGGTTTTATCGAATACATCGTTTGGGTTTATTGAAGCAGAACAAGAAGATACTGAACAGAAAAAATTTGGTGTGTTTTTAGAAGAGGCTGACTTCGGAAAAGCGAGTGAAGCACTGGGAGCTGATGGTTTCACGATTACTGAGTATCACCAATTAAGACCTGCATTTGAGGCCGCTAAAAAATCCCAACGACCAGTAGTAATTGATGTAAAAATCAATAACAAACGTCCTTTACCGGTTGAAGATCTTCATCTTGATCCAAGAAAATATACAGAAGAAGAAATCAAACAATTCAAAGAAAAATACGAAGTGCATGATTTACCTGTATTGAATGAATTATATGAAAAAAGGAAATAA
- a CDS encoding HdeD family acid-resistance protein — translation MNERKTLDWGSLILGILFVLVSLISFQDPVGNLVAIVVVFAIFAFLKGIFELFVRNRMKELTGYKGKMPLVIGIIDILVGIFFLFNIGAGVVALPFVFAIWFIADSILALFTADLAKGYSTGYYWFTVIINILGVVLGCILLFNPISSALTLSFLVGFYFMLFGINHIVYAFR, via the coding sequence ATGAATGAAAGAAAAACACTAGACTGGGGATCATTAATTTTAGGGATTTTATTTGTCCTTGTTTCATTAATCTCTTTTCAAGATCCTGTTGGTAATTTAGTGGCGATTGTCGTTGTTTTTGCTATTTTTGCCTTTTTAAAAGGAATTTTTGAATTATTTGTACGAAATCGCATGAAAGAATTGACAGGATATAAAGGGAAAATGCCGTTGGTTATTGGTATCATTGATATTTTAGTCGGAATTTTCTTCTTGTTCAATATTGGTGCAGGAGTAGTTGCTTTACCGTTTGTTTTTGCCATTTGGTTTATTGCCGACTCTATCTTAGCTTTATTTACAGCTGATTTAGCGAAAGGTTATAGCACAGGCTACTATTGGTTTACAGTAATCATCAATATTTTGGGTGTGGTATTAGGATGTATACTATTGTTTAATCCTATTTCCTCCGCTTTGACTTTAAGTTTTCTTGTCGGTTTTTATTTTATGCTCTTTGGAATCAACCATATCGTATATGCTTTCAGATAA
- a CDS encoding ABC-F family ATP-binding cassette domain-containing protein — MITVNDVSLHFSDRKLFDDVNIKFTPGNCYGLIGANGAGKSTFLKVLSGDLQPSTGTVSMGPDERMAVLKQNHYDYEEYTVLETVIMGHKRLYEVMKEKDAIYMKEDFTDEDGIRAAELEGEFAELNGWEAEPEAAVLLQGLNIPEELHHQLMSELTGGQKVKVLLAQTLFGKPDVLLLDEPTNGLDIQSINWLEEFLIEFENTVIVVSHDRHFLNKVCTHMADLDFGKIKLYVGNYDFWLESSQLAAKLQANANAKKEEQIKELQEFIARFSANASKSKQATSRKKMLEKITLDDIQPSSRRYPFVGFKPEREIGNDLLQVENVSVMIDGKKILNDISFNLSKEDKVAFVAENDITTTTLFKVIMGEITPDTGTVRWGVTTSNSYLPKDTTKEFDNELTILDWLRQYASKEEDDNTFLRSFLGRMLFSGEEVLKPVNVLSGGEKVRCMLSKMMLSKANVLVLDDPTNHLDLESITALNDGLMAFTGSILFASHDHQFIQTLANRIIAVSDKGVIDRADTTYDEFLENKDIQKQLEDLWK, encoded by the coding sequence TTGATTACTGTAAATGATGTAAGTTTGCACTTTTCAGACCGCAAACTATTTGATGATGTTAATATTAAATTTACTCCAGGAAATTGCTATGGCTTAATAGGTGCAAATGGTGCAGGTAAATCAACGTTCCTTAAAGTATTATCAGGAGACTTACAACCTTCTACAGGGACTGTTTCCATGGGACCAGATGAGCGAATGGCTGTATTGAAACAAAACCATTATGACTATGAAGAATATACAGTTTTAGAAACAGTTATTATGGGACATAAGCGTTTATACGAAGTTATGAAAGAAAAAGACGCTATCTATATGAAAGAAGATTTCACTGATGAAGATGGTATCCGAGCAGCTGAATTAGAAGGTGAGTTTGCTGAATTAAATGGTTGGGAAGCTGAACCTGAAGCTGCTGTTTTACTACAAGGACTGAATATTCCAGAAGAATTGCACCATCAATTGATGAGTGAACTTACTGGTGGTCAAAAAGTCAAAGTACTTTTAGCTCAAACATTGTTTGGTAAACCGGATGTGTTACTCCTTGATGAGCCTACGAATGGATTAGATATCCAATCCATCAACTGGTTAGAAGAATTTTTAATTGAATTTGAAAATACGGTTATCGTTGTTTCTCATGACCGTCATTTCTTAAATAAAGTATGTACCCATATGGCAGATTTAGATTTTGGAAAAATCAAATTATACGTTGGTAACTATGATTTTTGGTTAGAATCAAGTCAACTTGCTGCAAAATTACAAGCAAATGCCAATGCCAAAAAAGAGGAACAAATCAAAGAACTACAAGAATTTATTGCTCGTTTTAGTGCGAATGCTTCAAAATCTAAACAGGCAACTTCTCGTAAGAAAATGTTAGAAAAAATCACTCTTGATGATATTCAACCTTCTTCACGTCGTTATCCATTCGTTGGATTTAAACCAGAACGTGAAATTGGTAATGATCTCTTACAGGTCGAAAATGTGAGTGTAATGATCGACGGTAAGAAAATATTAAATGATATATCATTTAATTTAAGCAAAGAAGATAAAGTTGCGTTCGTTGCTGAAAATGATATTACAACTACAACTTTGTTTAAAGTAATCATGGGTGAAATCACTCCTGATACTGGAACCGTAAGATGGGGCGTAACAACGAGCAATTCTTATCTACCAAAAGATACTACGAAAGAATTTGACAATGAATTGACGATCTTAGATTGGTTACGTCAGTATGCAAGTAAAGAAGAAGACGATAATACATTCTTACGAAGCTTTTTAGGACGCATGCTATTTTCTGGGGAAGAAGTATTAAAACCTGTCAATGTCCTTTCTGGTGGTGAAAAAGTGCGTTGCATGCTTTCTAAAATGATGCTTTCTAAAGCAAATGTCCTAGTTTTAGATGATCCTACAAACCATTTAGACCTAGAATCGATTACAGCACTAAACGATGGCTTGATGGCCTTTACTGGTTCTATCCTTTTTGCTTCACATGACCATCAATTTATCCAAACATTGGCTAATCGTATCATTGCTGTTTCTGATAAAGGTGTTATCGATCGAGCAGATACAACCTATGATGAATTTTTAGAAAATAAAGATATCCAAAAACAATTAGAAGATCTCTGGAAGTAA
- a CDS encoding DegV family protein, whose amino-acid sequence MYQIVTDSCCDLPYQVLQAAKVDYLSMKIQLDEEELVDDLGKTFNYDHYMEQLRNGATPTTSQINVGQYLEFFRPYVEQNIPILYVAFSSALSGSYSSALQAVELLKEEYPDPQVKVFDTKAASVGEGLLVLEAVRLKNEGKTLEENLEWLENNYLKVHSWVTVDDLKHLERGGRISKTSATLGSILNVKPIITVDQEGRLTNISKVRGRNKSIQKIVEETVKTIVAPLEQTVYIAYAGDLESAEKTKQLLEENIKMKEVKLYPLGPTIASHTGYGCIAIFSMGITR is encoded by the coding sequence GTGTATCAAATCGTAACCGATTCATGTTGTGATCTGCCTTATCAAGTGCTACAAGCAGCCAAGGTTGATTATTTATCAATGAAGATCCAGTTAGATGAAGAAGAATTAGTAGATGATCTGGGAAAAACGTTTAATTATGATCATTATATGGAACAATTAAGAAATGGGGCTACCCCAACGACCTCACAAATCAATGTGGGTCAATACTTAGAATTTTTCCGTCCTTATGTTGAACAAAATATTCCTATCCTTTATGTTGCTTTTTCCAGTGCTTTAAGTGGATCCTATAGTAGTGCGTTACAAGCAGTAGAATTATTAAAAGAAGAATATCCAGATCCACAAGTAAAGGTCTTTGATACAAAAGCCGCAAGCGTTGGGGAAGGGTTATTAGTATTGGAAGCTGTTCGATTGAAAAACGAGGGGAAAACATTAGAAGAGAACTTAGAATGGTTAGAAAACAATTACTTAAAAGTACATTCTTGGGTAACCGTTGATGATCTCAAACACCTTGAACGTGGGGGGCGTATCTCTAAAACTAGTGCTACACTAGGTAGTATTCTAAACGTGAAGCCAATTATCACAGTCGATCAGGAAGGACGTTTGACGAATATCAGCAAAGTACGAGGACGAAATAAATCGATACAAAAAATTGTTGAAGAAACTGTTAAAACCATTGTCGCTCCATTAGAACAAACTGTTTATATTGCTTATGCTGGCGATTTAGAAAGTGCTGAAAAAACAAAACAATTACTTGAAGAGAATATTAAGATGAAAGAAGTTAAGTTATATCCACTTGGCCCTACCATCGCAAGCCATACAGGATATGGATGTATTGCGATATTCTCAATGGGAATCACTCGATAA
- a CDS encoding adenylosuccinate synthase, whose translation MSSVVVVGTQWGDEGKGKITDFLSENAEVIARYQGGDNAGHTIKFNGVTYKLHLIPSGIFYKDKISVIGNGVVVNPKSLVKELAYLHEKGVTTDNLRISDRAHVILPYHIKLDQLQEDAKGENKIGTTIKGIGPAYMDKAARVGIRIADLLDKEIFEERLRLNLEDKNRQFVKMFDSEPIDFDSIFEEYYEYGQQIKQYVTDTSVILNDALDAGKRVLFEGAQGVMLDIDQGTYPFVTSSNPVAGGVTIGSGVGPSKINKVVGVCKAYTSRVGDGPFPTELFDETGQQIREVGREYGTTTGRPRRVGWFDSVVMRHSKRVSGITNLSLNSIDVLSGLDTVKICTAYELDGELIYHYPASLKELKRCKPVYEELPGWSEDITACKTLAELPENARNYVRRISELVGVRISTFSVGPDRTQTNILESVWAQI comes from the coding sequence ATGTCATCTGTAGTAGTGGTAGGTACACAATGGGGCGACGAAGGGAAAGGAAAAATTACTGACTTTCTTAGTGAAAATGCTGAAGTGATCGCACGGTACCAAGGTGGCGATAATGCAGGACACACGATCAAATTCAACGGTGTTACTTATAAACTGCATTTGATTCCTTCGGGGATTTTTTATAAAGATAAAATCAGTGTGATCGGGAATGGTGTGGTAGTCAATCCTAAATCATTAGTCAAAGAGTTAGCTTATTTACATGAAAAAGGTGTAACTACTGATAACTTACGTATTTCTGACCGAGCACATGTTATTTTGCCTTATCACATCAAGTTGGATCAATTACAAGAAGATGCAAAAGGTGAAAATAAAATCGGTACAACAATCAAAGGGATCGGACCAGCATACATGGACAAAGCAGCTCGTGTAGGGATCCGCATCGCTGACTTACTAGACAAAGAAATTTTTGAAGAACGCTTACGTTTAAACTTAGAAGATAAAAACCGTCAATTTGTAAAAATGTTTGATTCTGAGCCAATTGATTTTGACTCGATATTTGAAGAATATTATGAATATGGTCAACAAATCAAACAGTATGTTACTGATACATCTGTCATTTTAAATGATGCCCTAGATGCAGGAAAACGAGTATTATTTGAAGGCGCACAAGGGGTTATGCTGGATATCGACCAAGGAACCTATCCATTTGTTACTTCTTCAAACCCAGTCGCAGGTGGCGTAACGATCGGTAGTGGCGTAGGTCCATCTAAAATCAATAAAGTTGTTGGTGTATGTAAAGCTTATACTTCTCGTGTAGGAGATGGTCCATTCCCAACTGAATTGTTTGATGAAACGGGACAACAAATTCGTGAAGTTGGTCGCGAATACGGAACGACTACAGGTCGTCCACGACGTGTGGGATGGTTTGATTCAGTAGTGATGCGTCACTCAAAACGTGTTTCAGGAATTACTAATCTATCCCTTAATTCAATTGATGTCTTAAGTGGACTTGATACAGTAAAAATTTGTACAGCTTATGAGCTCGATGGAGAATTGATTTATCATTATCCAGCAAGTTTGAAAGAATTGAAACGTTGTAAACCTGTTTATGAAGAACTTCCAGGTTGGTCTGAAGATATTACAGCATGCAAAACACTTGCTGAATTACCAGAAAATGCACGTAACTATGTCAGACGTATTTCTGAACTCGTAGGTGTGCGTATTTCAACATTTTCTGTTGGACCTGATAGAACACAAACAAATATCTTAGAAAGCGTCTGGGCACAAATTTAA
- the dnaB gene encoding replicative DNA helicase → MNEVWQDRIPPQNIEAEQAVLGSVFLDAETIIDAMEYIEPKDFYRRGHQIIFETMIELNDRNEAIDVVTVKDRLEQANLLEDSGGLSYLSDLALAVPTAANIVYYAKIVEEKSLLRTLIQTATGIVTKGFEQGEEVQSILDDAERSILEVSEKRNRSGFLSIAEVLNSTIENIDQLAQNNEEITGLPTGYQGLDKMTAGFQPEELIILAARPAVGKTAFALNIAQNVGTKTDRSVAIFSLEMGAESLVNRMLCAEGSIEASHLRTGQLSEEEWSNLIVAMGSLSRANIFIDDTPGIKISEIRAKCRKLAQEKGNLGLILIDYLQLIEGNGRENRQQEVSDISRQLKKLAKELKVPVIALSQLSRGVEQRQDKRPVLSDIRESGSIEQDADIVAFLYRDDYYEREGGEDNEDNEPKNDNVIEVIIEKNRSGARGTVELLFIKEYNKFSSLSPREEY, encoded by the coding sequence ATGAATGAAGTGTGGCAGGATCGAATTCCACCGCAAAATATTGAAGCTGAACAAGCGGTTTTAGGATCGGTTTTTTTAGATGCTGAAACGATCATTGATGCCATGGAGTACATAGAACCGAAAGACTTTTATCGTCGGGGACATCAAATCATTTTTGAAACAATGATCGAATTAAATGACCGTAATGAAGCAATAGATGTAGTGACTGTAAAAGATCGGTTGGAGCAAGCGAACTTATTAGAAGATTCTGGTGGGTTAAGCTACCTTTCAGATTTAGCGTTAGCAGTACCTACTGCAGCAAATATCGTCTACTATGCGAAAATCGTTGAAGAAAAATCATTGCTTCGCACACTGATCCAAACAGCTACTGGGATCGTGACAAAAGGGTTTGAACAAGGGGAAGAAGTCCAATCGATTCTGGATGATGCCGAGCGCAGTATTTTAGAAGTATCCGAAAAAAGAAACCGCAGTGGCTTTCTATCTATTGCAGAAGTCTTGAACTCAACCATTGAAAATATTGACCAGCTGGCCCAAAATAATGAAGAAATCACAGGATTACCGACTGGATACCAAGGACTTGATAAAATGACAGCAGGTTTTCAACCTGAGGAATTGATCATCCTAGCAGCTCGGCCTGCGGTAGGGAAAACAGCTTTCGCATTAAATATAGCTCAAAATGTCGGGACAAAAACCGATCGTTCAGTTGCTATTTTTAGTTTGGAAATGGGGGCTGAGTCACTTGTTAATCGGATGCTTTGTGCGGAAGGGTCGATCGAAGCAAGCCATTTGCGTACCGGTCAACTTTCTGAAGAAGAGTGGTCCAATTTGATCGTTGCAATGGGTAGTTTGTCACGGGCAAATATCTTTATTGATGATACTCCAGGAATAAAAATTTCTGAGATTCGTGCCAAATGCAGAAAATTAGCGCAGGAAAAAGGAAATCTTGGATTGATCTTGATTGACTACTTGCAATTGATTGAAGGAAACGGGAGAGAAAATCGTCAACAAGAAGTATCTGATATTTCACGTCAATTAAAAAAGCTAGCCAAAGAATTAAAAGTACCCGTTATTGCGTTGTCTCAGCTTTCCCGTGGAGTAGAACAACGTCAAGATAAACGTCCTGTATTAAGTGATATCCGTGAATCGGGTTCCATTGAGCAAGATGCTGATATCGTAGCCTTCTTATATCGAGATGATTACTATGAAAGAGAAGGTGGCGAAGACAATGAGGATAACGAACCAAAAAACGACAATGTCATTGAAGTCATCATCGAAAAAAACCGTAGTGGTGCCCGTGGTACAGTAGAATTACTGTTTATCAAAGAATACAACAAATTTTCGTCGTTATCCCCGAGAGAAGAATATTGA
- the rplI gene encoding 50S ribosomal protein L9 — translation MKVIFLQDVKGKGKKGDVKEVPNGYAQNFLLKNNLAKEANKSSISQLAGQKKAQEKQEAEILEEAKELKGFLEKEETVVELKAKAGEDGRLFGSIPSKQIAEGLNKQYKVKLDKRKIELNNPIRTLGYTNVPVKLHHEVTATIKVHVVAE, via the coding sequence ATGAAAGTCATTTTCTTACAAGATGTAAAAGGTAAAGGAAAAAAAGGTGACGTTAAAGAAGTACCGAATGGTTACGCACAAAATTTCCTATTAAAAAATAATTTGGCAAAAGAAGCAAATAAAAGTAGTATTAGCCAATTAGCTGGACAAAAAAAGGCACAAGAAAAACAAGAAGCTGAAATTTTAGAAGAAGCAAAAGAACTAAAAGGATTTTTAGAAAAAGAAGAAACGGTTGTCGAACTGAAAGCCAAAGCTGGTGAAGATGGACGTTTATTCGGTTCAATCCCTTCAAAACAAATTGCTGAAGGATTGAACAAGCAATACAAAGTAAAACTAGATAAACGAAAAATCGAATTGAATAATCCAATCCGTACGTTAGGTTACACGAACGTACCAGTCAAATTGCATCATGAAGTGACTGCAACGATCAAAGTGCATGTGGTAGCAGAATAG